The Pyricularia oryzae 70-15 chromosome 5, whole genome shotgun sequence genome includes a region encoding these proteins:
- a CDS encoding lovastatin nonaketide synthase, with translation MSYSIPPNEPVAVVGSSCRFAGGVSKPSELWELLKNPQDLSQTIPPSRFSATGFFHEDGEYHGTTNSTKAYFVQGDHRAFDASFFNIAPKEAEAIDPQQRMLLETVYESLESAGYTLKQFSGEKVSVFSGVMTADYDTLCQRDDITSSQYFATGNARSTISNRLSYFFNFCGPSMTIDTACSASLVALHQAVQSLRSGESIMACVTGSNLILTPEQFITESSLHMLSPTGLCRMWDTDANGYARGEGVAALLLKPLSKALADGDTIQAIIRETGVNSDGRTQGITMPNPLAQAALIRETYQKTGLDPTDASDRCQYFEAHGTGTQAGDPREAQAIADAFFPSNVTTQDPTMVAKSKLLVGSVKTVIGHTEGAAGLAGTLKVIQAMRNKTVPPNMHLRKVNPKVEPFYKHLEIPTSCTDWPAPASGHPLRASVNSFGFGGTNSHAIVELYTSEIHDPIGKHFAEKGLAVAGAAAGSESSVVEENKVDVQLPLVLSAASKKTLYQVASAFKDFMSLPDIQEKLSNREELNKLLHLLLTNRSPFPYRLSVTGATCQDLMQALEKAIDGIPAGGPQEIGALALKQIAKGPLKILGIFTGQGAQWAQMSKHLLINCPIFKQTIHQLEDVLRECPTPPDWTISQELSADAENSRINIAAISQPLCTAVQIALVNVLRAIGINFHTVVGHSSGEVAAAYAAGRITAPNAILIAYYRGLYAHVAGAPGSGVKGGMLAAGLSKLEAERLCALDNWRGRLSAAASNSHTSVTLSGDLDAVKEMAQYLTEQGKFARKLIVDTAYHSAHMLAPAEKYGESLSTFEIEASEGNSTKWISSVYGDDRILELGELKSTYWTDNMVKPVLFREAIESAVSGNNLYDVAVEVGPHPALKGPATETIKAATGSTIPYFGVLDRKKNDMVALSDFIGSMWTSFDHSAVRLPVLPAANSFSTSPQQSWSEKLPQYPWDHSQIHYRESRISQQYHFRADPPHELLGVRTRDDTEFELRWRNIIKLETVPWIEHHCFQGQALLPASAYCVMALDAARVLLKGRDAMMVELENLEFLSGMTVEAGNYGVETLFTLTVLPPSKDHQDESTITANFTLTSAYADGSSPMRMNFRGSMTITLGAPSSDALPFKVAIQPETTSVSPEGFYQMMKDLDLEYTGPFQGIKTIDRRYNFATTTLLKSHPDDTTSLAVSPATLDTCFQACFSAFASPGDGSLWTTFLPTFVSAMRFNMAVCDLKDGQDQTIKVDASLTEFKPTSKNGAATINADMAIYNDQGQAEIQIECMTVASFAATKAEDDYELYLHTVTQLDPEDAIVGPQAPLDVNSPEFRSLVESCDRVAAFFCQDYKSWPRETKDGLKAFVKTSPHSAALELLMQLGKNLPHGVLQAMAAPVVQESLDMLSMQRQVSAIVGQVAHRYPRMKVLVVTEPGLGLKEHVLAGLNSSFTSLTVAGKVEPSFEQRVLHAANDAVRDRIFTKSLDNEDEKWDKHDLVVVSTAVGGDSVALLKRMHALMNPGAYLVLVDMSLSPLRERLRRCSGQTVDSSSNITPPDYPDVLEECGFVNASKNGDQQHIPGFSITVRQTESPLKDVLRAPLSGGPGSPSLTSKLLVIGGSNNRTTSLMNHITTGLEPFCERLVSAKSFEDADHEDLATCTAAIVLADLDAPVLSTMTAARLESIRTLMRPETTVLWITYHSRDSNPEHAATFGFARTLLAEIPNLNLQLLDLEVLNGAGQIINENFGRLCQRKLTTGEGRKMLWTHEPEIHIEKGRRLVPRVLPYRPAIDRVNAPRRVITSTVNTTEQCVDIVPVAAAPAGATQHEIKLHSGIVSTGHMAKPNSLTHPPIQVLYSSSQPIDVGTYKGYLCFGRELSLNGKGRSVVLFSDTNASMVQPAPGQVVFDVPETTVTSAACAAWALRTLAVMACMDKPQGGTIILVEPDMCLYTVITQLFTSSQYQICVFTSDRAAAMANPGWTFVHRYQSRAPIEHVFARMPKFSVYNFLDESSPVSALIRGAIASRGDYYPGGQLLKYTITEMRNCDLEDVIEFADMKSLQIHPSCDEPVSASAISVPSLLDSTSPAKSPFQVVDWRAERDVSYLAPPVVGTSMLSPDKTYLLVGITRDLGQSLCQLLAEQGARHIVLSSRSPPDNAQTVWRHELRARTGCTVLMEKLDVTDRASVLALKARLTSTCPPVGGVVNGAMVLDDRVFAQMSIETLQRVMRPKTVGSSNLDAVFDSPDLDFFIMTSSFAAIGGHAGQSNYAAANMYMNGLAADRRRRGLAASVLNIGVIYGLGFLHREKDDLYASLEREGYPPISERDVHHMFLEAMAAGKPSARKPGAAVADLTTGLSRYNMEDAEPLHWHRDPRFSHYTIQQAGRGIGSAKAAGDRQSIKDQVELAQTAAEVQQVVAAGLEAKLRKMLQLREGAPLDMRLGLSDIGVDSLAANEIRSWVFKNVGKDVGVMKILGAASVDKLCEEIAGLVVAARN, from the coding sequence ATGTCGTACAGCATCCCGCCCAACGAGCCTGTGGCTGTCGTGGGCAGCAGCTGTAGGTTCGCCGGCGGCGTGTCCAAGCCGAGCGAGCTCTGGGAGCTGCTCAAGAACCCCCAAGATCTATCACAAACCATCCCCCCTTCGCGATTCTCTGCGACCGGCTTCTTCCACGAAGACGGAGAGTATCATGGAACCACCAACTCAACCAAAGCATACTTTGTTCAAGGTGATCATCGGGCTTTCGATGCTTCATTCTTCAACATTGCCCCCAAAGAGGCGGAAGCCATTGATCCGCAGCAGCGGATGCTCTTGGAGACTGTCTACGAGTCTCTCGAGTCTGCCGGCTACACCCTCAAGCAGTTCTCTGGCGAGAAGGTGTCTGTGTTCTCCGGTGTCATGACCGCCGACTACGACACTCTCTGCCAGCGGGACGACATCACTTCCTCGCAGTACTTTGCCACTGGTAACGCTCGCTCAACCATCTCAAACCGTCTCAGTTACTTCTTCAACTTCTGTGGACCGTCAATGACGATCGATACTGCCTGCTCCGCCAGCTTGGTTGCCTTGCACCAGGCGGTACAGAGCCTGCGTAGCGGTGAGAGCATCATGGCCTGCGTCACGGGCTCCAATCTCATCCTTACTCCCGAGCAATTCATCACCGAGTCTAGCCTCCACATGCTTAGTCCTACTGGTCTTTGTAGGATGTGGGATACCGATGCCAATGGCTACGCTCGCGGCGAGGGAGTTGCTGCCCTGCTGCTCAAGCCACTGAGCAAGGCTTTGGCCGACGGCGACACCATCCAAGCAATCATCCGCGAGACCGGTGTCAACTCTGACGGTCGGACCCAAGGTATCACTATGCCCAACCCCCTTGCCCAAGCCGCACTTATCCGCGAAACCTATCAAAAGACGGGTCTCGACCCTACGGATGCATCGGATCGCTGCCAATACTTTGAGGCTCACGGCACCGGAACTCAAGCCGGCGACCCTCGCGAGGCTCAAGCCATCGCGGACGCTTTCTTCCCAAGCAATGTCACGACCCAAGATCCAACCATGGTCGCAAAAAGCAAGCTTCTCGTCGGATCAGTCAAGACAGTCATTGGACACACCGAGGGAGCAGCCGGGCTTGCTGGCACGCTCAAGGTCATTCAGGCCATGCGTAACAAGACGGTGCCGCCAAACATGCACCTCCGCAAGGTCAACCCCAAGGTCGAGCCTTTCTACAAGCACCTTGAGATCCCCACAAGCTGCACTGACTGGCCTGCTCCCGCGAGCGGTCATCCTCTGCGTGCCAGCGTCAACTCTTTTGGCTTTGGAGGCACCAACTCCCATGCCATCGTTGAGCTTTACACTTCCGAGATTCACGACCCAATTGGTAAACACTTTGCCGAGAAAGGTCTCGCTGTCGCTGGTGCTGCCGCTGGCTCGGAATCTTCTGTCGTCGAGGAGAACAAGGTAGATGTCCAGCTCCCCCTTGTGCTGTCTGCAGCTTCCAAGAAGACTTTGTATCAAGTGGCTTCGGCTTTCAAAGACTTCATGTCACTTCCAGACATTCAAGAGAAGCTTTCTAACCGCGAGGAGCTCAACAAACTTTTGCATCTCCTGCTCACCAATCGATCCCCCTTCCCCTATCGGCTGAGTGTCACTGGCGCCACCTGCCAAGACCTGATGCAGGCATTGGAGAAGGCCATTGATGGCATCCCCGCCGGCGGCCCTCAAGAGATTGGCGCTCTTGCGCTCAAGCAGATAGCCAAAGGTCCGCTCAAGATCCTAGGCATCTTCACCGGCCAGGGAGCACAGTGGGCACAAATGTCCAAGCACCTCTTGATCAATTGCCCCATCTTTAAGCAGACAATTCATCAGCTCGAGGATGTCCTCCGCGAATGCCCTACCCCTCCTGACTGGACCATTTCACAAGAGCTCAGCGCCGATGCCGAGAACTCCCGCATCAACATTGCCGCCATCTCACAGCCCCTTTGCACTGCAGTCCAAATTGCCCTGGTCAACGTGCTTCGCGCGATTGGCATCAACTTCCACACGGTCGTCGGACACTCGTCTGGAGAGGTCGCTGCGGCTTACGCTGCGGGCCGCATCACTGCTCCCAACGCCATCCTCATTGCCTACTATCGCGGCCTCTACGCCCACGTGGCTGGAGCTCCGGGCTCGGGCGTCAAGGGCGGAATGCTGGCTGCCGGTCTCTCAAAGCTGGAAGCCGAGCGCCTCTGTGCCCTCGACAACTGGCGTGGACGACTGTCTGCGGCCGCGAGCAACTCTCACACCAGCGTCACTCTCTCGGGTGACCTGGATGCTGTCAAGGAGATGGCTCAATACCTGACGGAGCAGGGCAAGTTTGCACGCAAGCTAATCGTCGATACTGCTTACCACTCGGCTCACATGCTTGCTCCCGCAGAGAAGTATGGAGAGTCGCTGAGCACTTTTGAGATTGAGGCTTCGGAGGGAAACAGCACCAAGTGGATCTCATCGGTCTACGGTGACGACCGCATCCTGGAGTTGGGGGAGCTCAAGTCTACCTACTGGACCGACAACATGGTCAAGCCTGTGCTCTTCCGCGAGGCGATTGAGTCTGCAGTGAGTGGCAACAATCTCTACGATGTCGCCGTCGAAGTTGGACCGCACCCTGCCCTCAAGGGTCCTGCCACCGAGACCATCAAGGCCGCCACCGGCTCAACCATACCATACTTTGGCGTCCTGGATAGGAAGAAGAATGACATGGTTGCGCTTTCAGACTTTATCGGTTCAATGTGGACGTCGTTTGATCACTCGGCCGTCCGTCTCCCTGTTCTGCCTGCAGCCAATTCCTTTTCCACCTCCCCACAGCAATCCTGGTCCGAGAAGCTGCCTCAATACCCCTGGGATCATTCACAGATCCACTACCGCGAGTCTCGCATCTCACAGCAGTACCACTTCCGCGCTGATCCCCCACACGAGCTGCTTGGTGTCCGCACCCGCGACGACACCGAGTTTGAGCTTCGCTGGCGCAACATCATCAAGCTGGAGACGGTCCCCTGGATTGAGCATCACTGCTTCCAAGGTCAAGCCTTGCTCCCTGCCTCGGCCTACTGCGTGATGGCTTTGGATGCTGCCCGGGTTCTTCTAAAGGGCCGAGATGCTATGATGGTTGAGCTGGAGAACCTGGAGTTCCTGAGTGGAATGACCGTAGAGGCGGGAAACTATGGCGTTGAAACCCTCTTTACTCTTACCGTGCTCCCTCCCTCAAAAGACCACCAAGATGAGTCGACAATCACTGCCAACTTCACCCTCACATCTGCCTACGCGGACGGATCAAGCCCCATGCGCATGAACTTCCGCGGCAGCATGACCATAACCCTTGGCGCCCCTTCCTCGGATGCGCTTCCCTTCAAGGTTGCCATCCAGCCAGAGACCACATCGGTCAGCCCCGAAGGCTTTTATCAAATGATGAAAGACCTTGACCTTGAATACACGGGTCCATTCCAGGGCATCAAGACGATTGATCGCCGCTACAACTTTGCCACGACCACTCTATTGAAGTCGCATCCTGACGACACCACAAGCCTTGCAGTGAGCCCCGCCACCCTGGACACTTGCTTCCAGGCCTGCTTCTCTGCCTTTGCGTCGCCTGGAGACGGCTCGCTGTGGACGACCTTCTTGCCAACCTTCGTGTCGGCTATGCGGTTCAACATGGCCGTCTGCGACTTGAAGGACGGCCAAGACCAGACAATCAAGGTGGATGCTTCTCTGACAGAGTTCAAGCCAACGTCCAAGAACGGCGCCGCCACCATCAACGCCGACATGGCCATCTACAATGACCAGGGCCAGGCTGAAATCCAGATCGAGTGCATGACTGTAGCTTCGTTCGCTGCCACCAAGGCAGAGGACGACTACGAGCTCTACCTCCACACGGTGACGCAGCTGGACCCCGAGGATGCCATCGTCGGCCCCCAGGCACCGCTCGACGTCAACTCGCCCGAGTTCCGCAGCCTGGTTGAGAGCTGCGACCGCGTGGCCGCCTTCTTCTGCCAGGACTACAAGTCGTGGCCGCGGGAGACCAAGGACGGCCTCAAGGCCTTTGTCAAGACGTCACCGCACTCTGCGGCCCTCGAGCTGCTCATGCAGCTTGGTAAGAACTTGCCGCATGGGGTCCTCCAAGCCATGGCGGCCCCGGTCGTCCAAGAGTCGCTAGACATGCTGTCCATGCAGCGCCAGGTCTCGgccatcgtcggccaggttgCGCACCGCTACCCGCGCATGAAGGTGCTCGTGGTGACGGAGCCTGGTCTCGGACTGAAGGAGCACGTCCTCGCCGGTCTCAACTCGTCATTCACCTCCCTCACTGTGGCTGGCAAGGTCGAGCCCAGCTTTGAGCAGCGCGTCCTGCACGCCGCCAACGATGCCGTTCGCGACCGCATCTTTACCAAGAGCCTGGACAATGAGGATGAGAAGTGGGACAAGCACGATCTCGTCGTCGTGTCCACCGCCGTCGGTGGCGACTCGGTGGCTCTCCTCAAGAGGATGCATGCCCTGATGAACCCTGGAGCCTACCTCGTGCTTGTGGACATGTCGCTCAGCCCGCTTAGAGAGCGCCTTCGTCGATGCTCGGGCCAAACCGTGGATTCGTCCTCCAACATCACCCCGCCGGACTACCCTGACGTCCTCGAGGAGTGTGGTTTTGTCAATGCCTCCAAGAATGGTGATCAACAGCACATCCCCGGCTTCTCCATCACCGTCCGCCAGACCGAATCTCCCCTCAAGGATGTGCTCCGGGCTCCTCTTTCGGGAGGCCCTGGTTCGCCATCGCTCACTTCCAAGCTTCTGGTGATTGGCGGCAGCAACAACCGCACAACCTCGCTGATGAACCACATCACAACCGGTCTTGAGCCCTTTTGCGAGCGGCTGGTTAGTGCCAAATCCTTTGAAGATGCCGACCACGAGGACCTCGCTACTTGCACTGCGGCCATCGTCCTCGCGGACCTTGACGCGCCCGTCCTGTCCACGATGACGGCGGCACGCCTGGAGAGCATCCGCACCCTGATGCGGCCCGAGACCACGGTGCTGTGGATCACCTACCACTCGCGAGACTCCAACCCCGAGCACGCGGCCACCTTTGGCTTTGCCCGTACCCTCCTAGCCGAGATCCCCAACCTGAACCTTCAACTTCTCGACCTGGAGGTGCTCAACGGCGCGGGTCAAATCATCAACGAGAACTTTGGCCGGCTCTGCCAGCGCAAGCTCACCACGGGCGAGGGCAGGAAGATGCTCTGGACCCACGAGCCCGAGATCCACATCGAGAAGGGTCGGCGTCTGGTCCCGCGTGTGCTACCCTACCGCCCGGCCATCGACCGCGTCAACGCGCCGCGTAGGGTGATCACCTCGACGGTCAACACCACGGAGCAGTGCGTCGATATTGTGCCTGTCGCTGCTGCACCTGCCGGCGCGACCCAGCACGAGATCAAGCTCCACTCGGGCATCGTGTCGACCGGCCACATGGCCAAGCCCAACTCCCTGACGCACCCGCCGATCCAGGTCTTGTACAGCTCGTCGCAGCCAATCGACGTCGGCACCTACAAGGGCTACCTGTGCTTCGGCCGCGAGCTCTCGCTCAACGGCAAGGGGCGCTCCGTGGTGCTCTTCAGCGACACCAACGCGTCCATGGTCCAGCCGGCTCCCGGCCAGGTGGTGTTTGACGTGCCCGAGACCACCGTCACCTCTGCGGCCTGCGCCGCCTGGGCTCTCCGGACCCTCGCGGTCATGGCCTGCATGGACAAGCCCCAAGGCGGCACCATCATCCTGGTCGAGCCGGACATGTGCCTGTACACCGTCATAACGCAGCTCTTCACGTCGTCGCAGTACCAGATCTGCGTCTTCACTTCGGACCGGGCAGCCGCCATGGCCAACCCGGGCTGGACCTTTGTCCACCGCTACCAGTCGCGCGCACCCATCGAGCACGTCTTTGCCAGGATGCCCAAGTTCTCCGTCTACAACTTCCTGGACGAGTCCTCGCCCGTGTCTGCCCTGATCCGCGGCGCCATCGCCAGCAGGGGCGACTACTACCCCGGCGGTCAGCTCCTGAAGTACACCATCACCGAGATGCGCAACTGCGACCTGGAGGACGTGATTGAGTTTGCCGACATGAAGTCCCTACAGATCCACCCGTCGTGCGACGAGCCCGTCTCGGCGTCCGCCATCAGCGTCCCCAGCCTGCTCGACAGCACCTCGCCTGCCAAGTCCCCCTTCCAAGTCGTCGACTGGCGCGCCGAGCGCGACGTCTCGTACCTGGCACCCCCCGTCGTCGGCACAAGCATGCTCAGCCCCGACAAGACGTACCTCTTGGTGGGCATCACGCGCGACCTGGGCCAGTCGCTGTGCCAGCTGCTCGCCGAGCAGGGCGCCCGCCACATTGTGCTGTCCAGCCGCAGCCCGCCCGACAATGCGCAGACGGTCTGGCGCCACGAGCTGCGCGCCCGCACCGGCTGCACCGTGCTCATGGAGAAGCTCGACGTGACGGACCGCGCCAGCGTGCTCGCGCTCAAGGCCCGGCTGACgtcgacctgcccgcccgtcggcggcgtcgtcaACGGCGCCATGGTGCTCGACGACCGCGTCTTTGCCCAAATGTCCATCGAGACGCTGCAGCGCGTCATGCGGCCCAAGACGGTCGGCTCCAGCAACCTCGACGCCGTCTTTGACTCGCCCGACCTCGACTTCTTCATCATGACGTCGTCCTTTGCCGCCATCGGTGGCCACGCCGGACAGTCCAACTACGCCGCGGCAAACATGTACATGAACGGCCTGGCGGCGGATCGGCGCCGTCGCGGCCTCGCGGCCTCGGTGCTCAACATTGGCGTCATCTACGGCCTCGGTTTCCTGCACCGCGAAAAGGACGACCTGTACGCCAGCCTGGAGCGCGAGGGCTACCCGCCCATCTCGGAGCGCGACGTCCACCACATGTTCCTCGAGGCCATGGCCGCCGGCAAGCCCTCTGCCCGAAAGCCCGGAGCGGCCGTCGCGGACCTGACCACGGGGCTGAGCCGGTACAACATGGAGGACGCCGAGCCGCTGCACTGGCACCGCGACCCGCGCTTCTCGCACTACACGATCCAGCAGGCCGGCCGGGGCATTGGCTCGGCCAAGGCCGCCGGCGACCGCCAGAGCATCAAGGACCAGGTCGAGCTGGCGCAGACGGCCGCCGAGGTCCAGCAGGTCGTGGCGGCCGGCCTCGAGGCCAAGCTCCGCAAGATGCTGCAGCTGCGCGAGGGCGCTCCCCTCGACATGCGGCTGGGCCTGTCGGACATTGGCGTCGACTCGCTCGCCGCCAACGAGATCCGGTCCTGGGTGTTCAAGAACGTCGGCAAGGACGTCGGCGTCATGAAGATTCTCGGTGCTGCCAGCGTCGACAAGCTCTGCGAGGAGATTGCCGGCTTGGTTGTTGCTGCTAGGAACTGA
- a CDS encoding flavohemoglobin yields the protein MSAVRDKQQPDAAPAAAAAGNKPAPSITPEQVAVVKSTAPVLKEHGVTITTVFYKNMIDAHPELHNVFSTTSQATGAQPRALASAVLAYATHIDDLARLSHAVSRIAHKHVSLHITPDQYDIVGKYLIEAIGQVLGDAATPEIVAAWIAAYGVLADVFIGVEGKMYQEHSDWLGFRKFRVLRKEAEAESITSFYLAPSDGKTPLPRFLPGQYVSVQLFVPELGYLQSRQYSLSEGYRKGGEHYRISVKREEGVEVGAPGIISNMLHDKISVGDEVEVSHPQGEFFVDPADATKAGAPLVLLSAGVGATPLLSILESVTVADGGVPAPAATRPVSWIHASRSRAQRPFETRVAEIQKTVGEERLRSRLFLGKIDAEKDVANQHFHFGGGRMDLDKLDADRDLHTSDARAEYYLCGPEAWMLDTREKLEQMGVAHERIHLELFATGDVQ from the coding sequence ATGTCGGCAGTCAGGGACAAGCAACAACCAGACGCCGCcccagcagccgcagcagccggGAACAAGCCAGCCCCCTCGATAACGCCCGAGCAGGTTGCCGTCGTCAAGTCCACGGCACCGGTGCTCAAGGAGCACGGCGTGACCATCACTACCGTGTTTTACAAAAACATGATCGACGCGCACCCGGAGCTGCACAACGTCTTCAGCACCACCAGCCAGGCGACGGGGGCGCAGCCGCGGGCCCTGGCCAGCGCCGTGCTCGCCTACGCCACCCACATCGACGACCTGGCAAGGCTCTCGCACGCCGTCAGCCGCATCGCCCACAAGCACGTGTCGCTGCACATCACGCCGGACCAGTACGACATTGTCGGCAAGTACCTGATCGAGGCCATCGGGCAGGTGCTGGGGGACGCCGCCACGCCCGAAATCGTCGCCGCGTGGATCGCCGCGTACGGCGTCCTCGCCGACGTCTTCATCGGCGTCGAGGGCAAAATGTACCAGGAGCACAGCGACTGGCTGGGTTTCCGCAAGTTCAGGGTCCTGCgcaaggaggccgaggccgagtccATCACCTCCTTCTACCTGGCGCCCTCGGACGGCAAGACGCCGCTCCCGCGGTTCCTGCCGGGCCAGTACGTGAGCGTGCAGCTCTTCGTCCCGGAGCTGGGGTACCTGCAGAGCCGGCAGTACAGCCTGAGCGAGGGGTACCGCAAGGGCGGCGAGCACTACAGGATCAGCGTCAAGcgcgaggagggcgtcgaggtcggcgCGCCCGGCATCATCAGCAACATGCTGCACGACAAGATCAGCGTCGGCGACGAGGTCGAGGTCTCGCACCCGCAGGGCGAGTTCTTTGTCGACCCGGCCGACGCGACCAAGGCTGGCGCGCCGCTCGTCCTGCTGTCGGCCGGCGTCGGCGCCACCCCGCTGCTCTCCATCCTCGAGAGCGTGACCGTGGCCGACGGCGGCGTCCCGGCCCCGGCGGCCACCAGGCCCGTGTCGTGGATCCACGCATCGCGCTCCCGCGCCCAGCGGCCGTTTGAGACGCGCGTGGCCGAGATCCAAAAGACGGTGGGCGAGGAGCGGCTGCGGAGCAGGCTGTTCCTGGGCAAGATCGACGCGGAAAAGGACGTCGCCAACCAGCACTTTCactttggcggcggcaggaTGGACCTCGACAAGCTGGACGCGGACAGGGACCTGCACACCTCGGACGCCAGGGCCGAGTACTACCTCTGCGGGCCCGAGGCCTGGATGCTGGACACGAGGGAGAAGCTGGAGCAGATGGGCGTGGCGCACGAGAGGATCCACCTTGAGCTGTTCGCCACGGGTGACGTCCAGTAA
- a CDS encoding clock-controlled-9 protein gives MSQPTRQFSTGASAHRRRQMSTVIEKEGHFGVELTTLFLGISAVFADDHTAVVALAIHDTTYLIDFSVKHIVLDDAFKIGEDVISDFVIASVKEYERENFAKFIGAGLPMTLKYMSPTICSRLWLETDIVPIVIRPDDEHKEKTFWDAKRVDEQADSMARKCIMHFGPSLAPLLHVGFRGIVQTDAGFRAPINTIQNNRDVCSAASWETMLTYAKKLRGNKTKVAFFSSTPQGGGVALMRHALVRFSRLMGVDLTWYVPKPRPGVFRITKNIHNILQGVSHPDQRISSDEMAAIIDWISDNAQRYWFSEGGPLRPASEGGADVVIIDDPQMPGLIPMIKRLTPDRPVLYRSHIQIRSDLVAISGSPQAEVWDFLWSNIKGADMFISHPIPIFVPHNVPREKVVYFPATTDWLDGLNKPLSRWDAGYYGHLYNVAAHSQRQTELNWPARKYIVQVARFDPAKGIPTVIDSYAEFRRRCEKEGVTDIPQLVVCGNGSVDDPDASMIYDQTMTQMETHYPHLIKDVSIMRLEPNDQLLNTMIANAHVVLQLSTREGFEVKVSEALHAGRPVIATLAGGIPLQVKDGINGFLVQPGDWKTVAGHLISLFTDHELHKKMSHAAATGVSDEVGTIGNAIGWYYLASKWNEVGVEKNGKGGLRGDEKWVNDMAREEAGFPYVQNENRLPRHFTQVKKLPVQTA, from the exons ATGTCTCAGCCAACTCGTCAGTTCTCCACGGGCGCTTCGGCGCACCGTAGACGGCAGATGAGTACTGTCATCGAGAAGGAAGGTCACTTCGGCGTTGAGCTGACG ACCCTCTTCTTGGGCATCTCGGCAGTCTTTGCCGATGACCATACTGCAGTCGTGGCCCTAGCCATTCATGACACTACTTACCTCATTGACTTCTCAGTCAAGCATATTGTGCTTGATGATGCGTTCAAGATTGGTGAGGATGTCATCTCTGACTTTGTGATCGCGTCGGTTAAGGAGTATGAACGTGAGaactttgccaagttcattGGTGCGGGTCTACCCATGACTCTCAAGTACATGAGTCCTACCATCTGCTCCCGCCTGTGGCTCGAGACAGACATCGTTCCCATCGTCATTCGCCCCGACGATGAACACAAGGAAAAGACTTTCTGGGACGCCAAGCGTGTGGATGAGCAGGCCGACTCGATGGCTCGCAAGTGCATCAT GCACTTTGGACCCTCTCTGGCGCCTTTGCTACACGTTGGTTTTCGTGGAATTGTTCAGACCGATGCTGGCTTCCGAGCCCCCATCAACACCATCCAGAACAACAGGGACGTCTGTTCTGCTGCATCCTGGGAAACCATGCTCACATATGCTAAGAAACTGCGTGGAAACAAGACGAAGGTAGCCTTCTTCAGCAGCACCCCTCAAGGCGGCGGCGTAGCTCTCATGCGACACGCCCTTGTGCGATTTTCGCGCCTGATGGGTGTTGACCTGACTTGGTATG TGCCAAAGCCTCGTCCGGGTGTCTTCAGGATCACAAAGAACATTCACAACATCCTTCAGGGTGTTAGCCATCCTGACCAGAGAATCTCCTCCGATGAGATGGCTGCCATCATCGACTGGATTTCCGACAATGCACAGCGCTACTGGTTTTCTGAGGGTGGCCCTCTGCGTCCTGCATCAGAGGGCGGTGCTGATGTGGTTATC ATCGATGACCCCCAAATGCCTGGTCTCATTCCAATGATCAAGAGGTTGACCCCAGACCGTCCTGTGCTCTATCGCTCGCACATTCAAATACGCAGCGATCTGGTGGCAATTTCTGGCTCTCCTCAGGCAGAGGTCTGGGATTTCCTGTGGAGCAACATCAAAGGTGCCGACATGTTCATCAGCCACCCCATCCCAATCTTTGTTCCCCACAACGTCCCACGCGAGAAGGTTGTATACTTCCCTGCCACAACAGATTGGCTCGATGGCCTGAACAAGCCGCTTAGCCGTTGGGACGCTGGCTACTATGGCCATCTTTACAACGTGGCCGCCCACTCTCAGCGTCAGACCGAGCTTAACTGGCCGGCCCGCAAGTACATCGTCCAGGTTGCTCGCTTCGACCCTGCAAAGGGTATTCCCACCGTTATCGACTCTTATGCCGAGTTCCGTCGCCGCTGCGAGAAGGAGGGTGTCACCGACATTCCTCAGCTGGTTGTCTGCGGCAATGGCTCGGTTGATGACCCTGATGCCTCAATGATCTACGATCAGACCATGACGCAGATGGAGACTCACTATCCCCACCTCATCAAGGATGTCAGCATCATGCGCCTTGAGCCCAATGATCAGCTCCTCAACACCATGATTGCCAATGCTCATGTTGTTCTGCAGCTTTCCACTCGCGAGGGTTTTGAGGTCAAGGTTTCGGAGGCGCTTCATGCTGGAAGGCCCGTTATTGCTACTTTGGCTGGCGGCATCCCACTGCAGGTCAAGGACGGCATCAACGGATTCCTTGTCCAGCCTGGCGACTGGAAGACAGTGGCAGGGCACCTGATCAGTCTGTTCACTGACCACGAGCTTCATAAGAAGATGAGCCACGCTGCTGCTACTGGTGTTTCTGACGAGGTCGGCACCATTGGAAACGCCATTGGCTGGTACTACTTGGCTTCCAAGTGGAACGAGGTCGGTGTAGAAAAGAACGGCAAGGGTGGTCTCAGAGGAGACGAGAAATGGGTCAACGACATGGCTCGGGAGGAGGCTGGATTCCCGTACGTTCAGAACGAGAACCGCCTGCCGCGACACTTCACACAGGTCAAGAAGCTGCCAGTCCAGACAGCCTAA